Proteins from a genomic interval of Youhaiella tibetensis:
- a CDS encoding RidA family protein, with amino-acid sequence MVQRVSTGSPFEATFGYCRAVRHEDTVYVSGTTGYDYATMTMPEDVGAQASNALATIGKALGELGSDISDVVRVTYYVGDRSYVSAVVAAVGPVFKDIRPAATMVIAQMIEEAMKVEIEVTARIGAGRS; translated from the coding sequence ATGGTGCAGCGCGTTTCGACCGGCTCGCCCTTTGAAGCCACTTTCGGCTATTGCCGGGCCGTTCGGCACGAGGACACGGTCTATGTCTCGGGCACCACGGGATACGACTACGCGACCATGACCATGCCCGAGGACGTGGGCGCCCAGGCGTCCAATGCGCTGGCGACCATAGGCAAGGCGCTCGGCGAGCTCGGTTCGGACATTTCGGACGTCGTGCGCGTCACCTATTATGTCGGCGACCGCTCCTATGTGAGCGCGGTGGTCGCCGCGGTGGGCCCGGTCTTCAAGGACATTCGCCCTGCCGCCACCATGGTCATCGCCCAGATGATCGAAGAGGCGATGAAGGTCGAGATCGAGGTCACCGCCCGGATCGGGGCCGGCAGATCCTGA